AGATTTGGGCCGGAGTAAGGAAAGTCAGTTATCGGGCGACTTTCCTCCATACTTCACAGCACACGTAAAAACAGGTCGACGCGTCCCCTGGAGAGAAACGCGTCGACCCCCAAAAGCGTCTTTCAACACTTTAAGTTACATCAATTTTTGCAAGAACCCTGGAGATTTGCAATGAAGAAACGTGGTTTCACGTTGATCGAACTGCTGGTGGTCGTCGCGATCATCGGTATTCTCGCCGCCCTGTTGCTGCCGGCTTTGGCTCGCGCTCGCGAAGCTGCCCGTAATGCTCAGTGCAAAAACAACCTTCGTCAATTCGGTATCGCCTTCGCCGCTCAGGTCGACAGCCGTCGCGACAAGAAGCTGGTTTCGGGCGCCTACGACTATCGTCGTGACGGATGCATCGACACCTACGGTTGGGTTGCCGACGTCGTCAACCAACAAGCTGGTAACGTCACCGAAATGATGTGCCCGACCAATCCGCTCCGCGGCTTGGAAAAGCTGAATGACTTGATCGGTGGAAATACTTCGGACAACAAGGGTGCCCCGGATGAACGCGTTCAGGCCGGTGCTTGCACCGCGTGGGTCGATAGCGGTTCGGTGCTGACCTACACGCCTGCCAACGATCCTTCGGGCAACGCACGTCCTCGCAAAGAGTACATCAACACCGAGTTCCTGAAGGCTGGTTACTGTACCAACTATGCTCAAAGCTGGTTCGCCGCTCGTGAACAGATGCTGACGAGCGATCTGAATGGCGCAAGCGCCTTCGACGCGAGCAAGAGCCCCAAAGAAGGCGGCAACAAGTCGGGTGTCCGTGGTGCTTACTACGGTCTCCGTTTGTCGGCTATCGAATCGGCTCCGGTTCCGTCCAGCGCCATCGCGATCTTGGGTGACGCCGCTCCTGGCGATACGAACGAAGCGATCCTGGCCGAAGATCTCAACGAAGAGTTGGGTCTGGTTGCCGGTGCTCGTCTCGCCGAATCGTTCAATGACGGTCCCGCCTTCTGGAACGACAATGACAAAGTTGCTTTGATCGAAAACATTGATTCGACGGGCGCCTACGGCACTGGCGCCACCACTTCTGGCACGCTGTATCAGCTGGAATCGCAAGACTCCACGATCGGCTTGTTCACCGGCGACATCATCCCGTCGATCGATGGAGAAGTTAGTGCGAACGCTGGTGACGATGGTTACCTCTTCCTGCAAGACACTCGTGACTGGTTCGCCACGCATGGCGGCGGCACCAGCGCTGGTTGCAACATCCTGATGGCCGATGGCAGCGTGAAGCTGGGTAGCGACCTGAATGGTGACGGCTTCTTGAACCCGGGCTTCCCGGTCACTGGTGATGTTGAAGAAAACGCCCGCAACGTCGGTTTCATCGATGACACGGTCGAACTGGAAAACTTCGAAATCTTCTCGGGTCCGAGCATCGCCCCGGCTGGTTTCGTCAAGGCTCAGTTTGAAGAAAGCTAGTCGTCACACGTGACGATTTTTCCGGCCCAATTTCCGCCTTGGGAGCGAACTTTCGCTCCCAAGGTTTTTCCTTTTTCATTGCACGTAATTATCCCCCCTATGCTCGACAAAATACCGCTTGTGATCGCGACTTCCGTTCTCGCGCTACTGGGAGCCTGGTGGGTCATGCCGACCAATTCGGCGTCGATCCCGTCACCTGCCGTCACTGAGATTCGTGAGAATCGTACGACGCCGCAACCGGCGGATGTGTCTGCCGTAAAGCTTCCGGCGGAGTCAGCGGATCCCCAACCTCAGCCCAAAGTGGAAGTCGAACGAACGGAATACAACTTTGGCTCGATGGAGCGTTTCGAGTCTTCCTCTCACACCTTCACGATTCGCAACATCGGCGATGCGCCGTTGCAGTTGGAAGTGGGAGATAGCTCCTGCAGTTGCACGCTGGCAGGAATTGAAGAATCGGGCGTCGCCCCCGGCGAAGAAACGCACATCAAGTTGGAATGGACGTTGAAGTTCAAAGAGGGGCCCTTTCGCCAATCCGCAACCATTCTCACGAATGATCCTGGTCGACCGGAAATTCAATTCGTCGTCGAAGGTATTATTCAAGAAGCCGTCAACATTGCTCCTCGTGAATTGGTTCTGTCAGGAATTTCCGTTGGGGAGCCGGTCAGCCGAACAGTTGAGATCATTCCCTCGGCATTCGAAATCGGCAATGTCCTCATCGAGGACGAATTGTCGATTCATCCGTTGACGGTCAGTCTGCTTCCCCGCACGGACGAGCATAAAAATTTCCGCATTGCAGTGAATATTCCAGATACGCTGCCGAGCGGTCATTTTAAAAAGGCGCTGAACATCCTCATCGTGCCGGCGGATCCGAAAAAGAAAACGATTCGGCGGACCCTCAAAATTGCCGGCAACGTCACCAGCGGATATATCGTTCTCTCTCCCAACATGCGAAAAGACGGCATCTACGAGATTCCGCCGATCAACACGGCAGGCAGTCACGAATATCATGCGATTATTCGTATCCGCGATTCCGAAAAAGAGCTTAAAATCAAGTCGCTCAAGTGCCGGCCGGAATTCATCACCGCCAAACTCGAACCTCAACCAGATACGAGCGTTAAAGGGCTCTACAAGCTGACAATGACCGTATCCCCCGATGCCCCGAAGGGAGTCTATCGCGGCACCGGCGGTGGTGACGTCATCATCGAACTGGATCATCCACGCATTGAGCGCATCCGCTTCTATCTAGAATGCGCCATCAATCGATAACTACCACGCGCCAATCCAATTGTTCATGAATACGACTCAAAAAACTGTCGATCCCTACAAAGTCATTCTTCGCATTGACGACGAAAATCGGCCGCTCAGCGCCTACCAAATCCTGCGACTTGACCTCTACGAAGACGATCCCGCCTACATTCAAATTTGCGGCGAACGAACGCGCAAAGCGCTGCAGAACTTCTTTGGAAAAATTGACCCGCCTCTGTGGCGACAGGTCTTTAACGAAGTTGAAGACGCAATCGAGATCCTGCTCGATAAGCAAAAAAAAGAGGCCTATGACATCGAGCTGAAGCGCAACGCGTCGGTCAGCGTTTCGTCAAACGGAAATGGAAGCAACGGCCATACTTCCGCAGCTCCGGCGCAAGAAGCCATCGGCGACAAAATTCTTTGCCCAACCTGCACGACGCTGAATCCGCCGAGCCGAAAGTTTTGCGCCGATTGCGGCAACGCGTTATACGTCGCCTGCGCCAAGTGCGGGTGCATGAACACGGTTCATGAAAAGTTCTGCGGCGGATGCGGGAGCAACCTGGCTGACTCAGCTCAGCAGCAACAAAGTCATCTTGAGCAAAAATTTGTCGAAGCGGAGGAATTGGTCGCCGCAGGGAAACATGACGCGGCCTGCCAACTGCTGCGTGAACTGACGCGGCCCACGCACGAAGGCGAAATGAAGTTCGCCCAACGCGCCGCATTGCGCATCGAGCAAGTCATTCAAGAGAAAGAAATTTTACTGACGCGAGCGCTCACCGTCACCGAAGAAGCGACCGAGCTCTTTTCGAACAAGCAATCGGAAAAAGCGGTAGCGCTGATTCGTCAAATACCGCAAACCCTCTGGCATGAATCGCTTACGAAGCTGCACGACAAAGCGAACCACGTCCGGCGCGAGATTAAACGACTCTCGAAAGAGATCAAATTGGCGGTCGCCGAAAAGCGGACCTCGCGATTGTTGCCGAAAGTCGAACGGCTGCTGGAACTAAAACCTCACGACGTTTCTGCGCAGCGTTTGGCTGAACGGTTGAAAAAGCATCAGCAGCAAGCCGATGTCGCCAAACGCGACAAACTACTGAGTAAAGCGAAAGAATATGTCTCGGATTATCGTTATGAACGCGCCTATGAGGTGCT
The nucleotide sequence above comes from Blastopirellula sp. J2-11. Encoded proteins:
- a CDS encoding DUF1559 domain-containing protein, encoding MKKRGFTLIELLVVVAIIGILAALLLPALARAREAARNAQCKNNLRQFGIAFAAQVDSRRDKKLVSGAYDYRRDGCIDTYGWVADVVNQQAGNVTEMMCPTNPLRGLEKLNDLIGGNTSDNKGAPDERVQAGACTAWVDSGSVLTYTPANDPSGNARPRKEYINTEFLKAGYCTNYAQSWFAAREQMLTSDLNGASAFDASKSPKEGGNKSGVRGAYYGLRLSAIESAPVPSSAIAILGDAAPGDTNEAILAEDLNEELGLVAGARLAESFNDGPAFWNDNDKVALIENIDSTGAYGTGATTSGTLYQLESQDSTIGLFTGDIIPSIDGEVSANAGDDGYLFLQDTRDWFATHGGGTSAGCNILMADGSVKLGSDLNGDGFLNPGFPVTGDVEENARNVGFIDDTVELENFEIFSGPSIAPAGFVKAQFEES
- a CDS encoding DUF1573 domain-containing protein produces the protein MLDKIPLVIATSVLALLGAWWVMPTNSASIPSPAVTEIRENRTTPQPADVSAVKLPAESADPQPQPKVEVERTEYNFGSMERFESSSHTFTIRNIGDAPLQLEVGDSSCSCTLAGIEESGVAPGEETHIKLEWTLKFKEGPFRQSATILTNDPGRPEIQFVVEGIIQEAVNIAPRELVLSGISVGEPVSRTVEIIPSAFEIGNVLIEDELSIHPLTVSLLPRTDEHKNFRIAVNIPDTLPSGHFKKALNILIVPADPKKKTIRRTLKIAGNVTSGYIVLSPNMRKDGIYEIPPINTAGSHEYHAIIRIRDSEKELKIKSLKCRPEFITAKLEPQPDTSVKGLYKLTMTVSPDAPKGVYRGTGGGDVIIELDHPRIERIRFYLECAINR